In Amycolatopsis jiangsuensis, the following proteins share a genomic window:
- a CDS encoding ESX secretion-associated protein EspG: protein MPNAELLTPLEVDFLWESAAVGELPYPLRIPSHGATMDERAGLRARVLAGLAERGLADHRGRPEPHVEDYFGILASPDTSLDTVQLLDPNGEPLLAVAARLGDQGLFAVQDQRGLHLNPCPPDGLATAVISLLPGAPRGSEKSITVPLEQLVSASGVDFMQRRGNQVDAAGRASVDEDRKALARLHAQQRLRGGQIGANARNRLGGRSRSPVLSWFDTETGRYFTQASRGRDGRDWITIAPADAPTLRHRLGEMLAGAADQSSAAAF from the coding sequence ATGCCGAACGCGGAGCTGCTCACGCCGCTGGAGGTGGACTTCCTGTGGGAGTCGGCCGCGGTGGGTGAGCTGCCCTATCCGCTGCGCATCCCTTCGCACGGCGCGACGATGGACGAGCGCGCCGGGTTGCGCGCCCGCGTGCTCGCCGGGCTGGCCGAGCGTGGTCTGGCCGATCATCGCGGCCGGCCGGAGCCGCACGTCGAGGACTACTTCGGCATTCTCGCCTCGCCCGACACGAGCCTGGACACCGTGCAGTTGCTCGACCCGAACGGCGAGCCGCTGCTCGCGGTCGCCGCGCGGCTCGGGGACCAGGGCCTGTTCGCGGTGCAGGACCAGCGCGGGCTGCATCTGAACCCGTGCCCGCCGGACGGGCTGGCCACCGCCGTCATTTCCCTGCTGCCCGGTGCGCCGCGCGGCAGCGAGAAGTCGATCACCGTGCCGCTGGAGCAGCTGGTGAGCGCCTCCGGGGTGGACTTCATGCAGCGTCGCGGCAACCAGGTCGACGCGGCTGGCCGGGCGAGCGTGGACGAGGACCGCAAGGCACTCGCCCGGCTGCACGCCCAGCAGCGGCTGCGGGGCGGGCAGATCGGCGCGAACGCGCGCAACCGGCTCGGCGGGCGCAGCCGTTCGCCGGTGCTCAGCTGGTTCGACACCGAGACCGGCCGGTACTTCACACAGGCCAGCCGCGGCCGGGACGGCCGGGACTGGATCACCATCGCCCCGGCCGACGCGCCGACGCTGCGGCACCGGCTCGGTGAGATGCTGGCCGGAGC
- a CDS encoding WXG100 family type VII secretion target, producing the protein MDGSGYGQQGGYAPPASGSAVPLGSNSSQGIVDAARSGSGGFEMGGDRAIGNPPNWNSQASQQLYNGAVNDNDPGTAEATGQHWTKHGGELKRTSDDLYNAIAELGNAWVGEGAASAQGALVSIANSGTQASDAAHTMADRMARQATAAAEVKKMPAPRDFDPKQAMSAALAGGPAALAADQKAQADAADDVKAQQVAFFNAYTEAMSDVDGSTPSFGPDSLGMKPTATHTNGNSFNSVNAVSHPGAGHGLAGAAALGGAAVGGAGAPGAHSAPVHVAPDSGTYGTSGFDGGLAPGAGAGAGGPAPAPAAPAPAASSGGGGGGGAALGLGVAGGAGLAGGKLGQGSRSGSSRKDDSTAASSEQQSGQSAASAMPQQQGVVPAGGTIGQGQQGMSPAMGGMGGGMGAHGGQGSEDEEHTHASFLIEPDPDDAFGASEATPPPVIGAWSEDEED; encoded by the coding sequence GCCGCGCGCAGCGGCTCCGGCGGCTTCGAGATGGGCGGTGACCGCGCGATCGGCAACCCGCCGAACTGGAACTCCCAGGCCAGCCAGCAGCTCTACAACGGCGCGGTGAACGACAACGATCCGGGCACCGCCGAGGCGACCGGGCAGCACTGGACCAAGCACGGCGGCGAGCTGAAGCGCACGTCCGACGACCTGTACAACGCGATCGCCGAACTCGGCAACGCGTGGGTCGGCGAGGGCGCGGCGAGTGCGCAGGGCGCGCTCGTCTCGATCGCCAACTCCGGCACCCAGGCCTCGGACGCCGCGCACACCATGGCCGACCGGATGGCAAGGCAGGCCACCGCGGCCGCCGAGGTCAAGAAGATGCCGGCACCGCGTGACTTCGATCCGAAGCAGGCGATGTCCGCCGCTCTCGCGGGCGGGCCCGCCGCACTGGCCGCGGACCAGAAGGCGCAGGCCGACGCGGCCGACGACGTCAAGGCCCAGCAGGTCGCGTTCTTCAACGCCTACACCGAGGCGATGAGCGACGTCGACGGCTCCACACCGAGCTTCGGCCCCGATTCGCTCGGCATGAAGCCGACCGCGACGCACACCAACGGCAACTCGTTCAACTCCGTCAACGCGGTTTCGCACCCGGGTGCCGGACACGGCCTCGCCGGTGCGGCGGCGCTCGGCGGCGCGGCGGTCGGCGGAGCCGGCGCGCCGGGCGCGCACAGCGCGCCCGTGCACGTGGCGCCGGATTCGGGCACCTACGGCACTTCCGGCTTCGACGGCGGTCTCGCGCCCGGGGCAGGAGCGGGTGCGGGCGGTCCCGCGCCGGCTCCGGCCGCGCCGGCCCCCGCGGCCTCGTCCGGTGGTGGCGGCGGTGGCGGTGCCGCGCTCGGTCTCGGTGTGGCCGGTGGAGCCGGGCTCGCCGGCGGCAAGCTCGGGCAGGGCAGCCGCAGCGGGTCGTCGCGCAAGGACGACAGCACCGCGGCCTCCTCGGAGCAGCAGAGCGGGCAGAGCGCCGCTTCGGCGATGCCGCAGCAGCAGGGCGTCGTTCCCGCCGGTGGCACCATCGGCCAGGGCCAGCAGGGCATGAGCCCGGCGATGGGCGGCATGGGTGGCGGCATGGGCGCGCACGGTGGCCAGGGTTCCGAGGACGAGGAGCACACGCATGCCTCGTTCCTCATCGAACCGGACCCGGACGACGCGTTCGGTGCCAGCGAGGCCACCCCGCCCCCGGTCATCGGGGCGTGGTCGGAGGACGAGGAAGACTGA